A window of Hordeum vulgare subsp. vulgare chromosome 5H, MorexV3_pseudomolecules_assembly, whole genome shotgun sequence genomic DNA:
gagctgcaaCCTAACGACGATTCGACCCCACACAACCCTAACGCCTAAAAAACAAGCCTTTTACATCTCGGACTATTGTATTGACATGAAATAAGCTGACCCGAATGAGACTCCGATTCTTTATTTTTGACTCCGAACGATAAGGCGAGAATCCTCCGTGCGTCGAACTTGTGCGTTTGCAGCCCCCTGGATCCCAAGGACACCATCGGGACCAAGGGAGCCCtcgcggcggccggcggcagaATGCAGTGGTGCTACGCGGTGCGCTCCTGTCGACGACACCCTGTCTTCTCCCTGCCGGCTGACTGTCAATGTCGCAGACTTGGAGGTCGTCGCCCGTGGGAAAAACAGCATGCCCGTCGTCTGTGAGGGAAACCGCATGCCCAAGATCCCCCACACAGCAGACGAGATCGAGGTCCGTTGCACCGCGAAGCGCAACTTCGAGAAGCTGCGGCTGCAAATCACGCATCTCCCGCACATGCCGACGCGCTAGGAGGCCGCGCGCAGCAGCCTGCAGCCTCACCGCCGCCGACACGTGGTGGGTAGAGATCCAAGCCGGAAGCGTTGTCGGCGACGGCTGGAACTTGATCTGTTGGATGGGATTGTCCTCGGATGGTGGTGGCGCTGCTGGGAACGAGGTCGTCACAGTCTCGTCGTAGGGCATCCCATGCTGGAACATGATGACTGGCACCGTGGTCGCagccgagggcggcggcggcggccgtgcgGGGGTCGACGCCGGTGCTGTGACCATGGAGGACCCCACGTGCAATGGCGCACTGTCGGGACCGGCGAAGCGGGAGGGCCCGCCGTACTGTTGGGGTGGCGCCGGTGGCGACTGGGTGTGCGGCGGCGCCCACGCCGCCGTATAGATCGGCCCGGAGACGGGGAGCGGCAGTGGCGCCTGCAGCATCCTGGCGTCGAGTGGCGGCGACGACAGCAGCAGCATCGGCTGCCGCGACCCGGGGATCGCGGCGGAGGCCGCCTAGTGCGGCGGCTGCCACGGCAACCGCGCCGGCCCGTAGGCGGCGACTGATGGCGCGACCGGCGGCGGTCCGTAGGGACCGGCCAGGAAGAGGCAGATCCTTTGGACGACGGTGGTGAGATCGCGGATTGCCCCGGTGATCTCCTCCGGGGTGAGGGCGACAggaagcggcggcggcgacggggtgAACATGATCGAGCTTGAGAAATCTGATACCATGTGTTATGGTTACTAGGGTttgagcgggagagagagagctgCGAGGGCGCGAGAGAGCCGGCCGTGGGGGTCCTTTTCCACGGCCGGGCAAGAGGAAAAAGGATTTTCCTTCTTAATTCTTGCCTGATTAGATTGATACATctcctctctctatatatagaggTTTACTTGACTCCCAAACAATGCACCCTGAGCAAATCTTAAGACTAACGGGCCAGGCCTGAGTACCTGATGGGCCTGATGTCCATTGGTACCGTCGGCCCATTCCCACTTCCAGCCTAGCGGAAGGTTCTATCGGACTAGAGACGATgggaaaggaaaaagaaaaaaaagaaattcttcctgctcggCTGTTCTCCTCGCTCGAAACAGAGAGAAGAAAACCTAGAGGAGAAGAGAAAGCGGCGGTGGAGATGTCGATCCTGTGGGAGAAGAGCCGGGCGTGGCGGTGGCTGGTGGGGCGGACGCGGGACTCGAAgcccttcttcttcaccttcgcGGCGCTCTGCGGCGTCATCCCCGGCGTCGTCGGCTACGGCGTCATGCAGCTCACCAGCTCCCGCAACGACAAGCTCGAGGCCCACCTCCGCTCCAACGCCCGCCCGGAGACCACGGTCAGCGCGCctgtcctcctccccccctcatcGTTTAGCGGATTGCGTGCCGTGCTTGATCTGTCCAGACGGGCAGAAGAAATGTGGCCGGAAAGGGGATAGGATTTTGAGCCCCTTATCGATTATCAGACTGTGCGCCGTGCTTGATTTGTCCAGACGAGTAGAACGGGACTAGAAAGGGGATACGATTTTCAGTTGGATTTTTGAAGGTTTCCTTCACCTATCATTTGGGAACTTGATGCGTGAGGAAGAACAGACTCTGAGCTATGTGTAGGTACCTATTGCCCTGCAGATTTTTCTTTAATGATGGCAAGAGCATAATCGGGTGACCCTTACTGTGGATTTCAGTAACCTGTTGTCACAGTGGCTTTGTCATTTGCATCATGAATCAATTACTTCTAGTATTTGCCATTTTAACAACTTACGATTATTCTGCCTGTAACAACCCATTATTCACCATTAAttcactactccctccgtctctaaatataagtcttttaagagatttcactaagagactacatacggaacaaaataagtgaatctatactttaaaatatgtctatatacatctgtatgtagtctcctagtgaaacctctaaaaagacttatatttaggaacggagggagtagatgtctAGGTAGGGTAACATGTAGTGCTCTATGGTCGGGGTCTCCTCGGATTTTGGGGACACCTTCTGGGATTCTGCATCGACTGTTGAACCGTGTTATCGTGGCAGGAGATATTTAGCGAGGAGAAAAACAGAAATTGGAAGAATACGAGAAGAATGGGGGAATAGGTCACTGTTACTGCTTTCCTAAATAAACTACAATTGCAAGGATTGTGCAGCTCCATTTGATGTTCCTAGATATGAAATCAACCTATCACTCGTAGGTCGTAGCCTAATACATTGTGTGGTTGACTGAAGTTCCTATAGTTATCTGACTGCAACCCAACATGTTCAACCCGATTTCTAACCCTCTTTGACATCACGGTCATCCTCTGCCTGGACTCATGCGCCATTGCTGCCAGTAGAACCTTGCAGCTACATTCTCTGACACTTTGTTCTCTGATATTGCCAACCAATGCATGTCCACAACACTTGTGTATATTCAGCTAAATGGTAAAACAGTGTGTTTGTGAAGAGAGTTCCATGCATATACATATTGATTCATTCAAATTGGTCAAATAATATGCTGATTAGCGGGCATCCAGTTGGCTTCTCATgcagttgttgcctttgattccggAGCCTTGTGATCTCATCTTCTCTTTTCGGCTGTCTAATAGCGAGCAGAACGCATggttatttttcctctttccttATATTTGTGTGCGGTGTGCCCCTCCACCACCTTTCCTCCTCTTCATGCTGGGTCACTTGATTACACCTTACGTACACGTAGTGGTTGCCAGTGTCAATGCTGGAGCATAATGAGTTGCTTTTCTTATGTGCTGCCTTGCCGTGCATGCATGAGATACACCTGTGCGCATTATGCCGGGTGTGCATGTGTTAGGTTGAGTTGGAGTTTTTGGTTATTACTTTGCTATATGAATACCATGACTGGGAAGAGACTTAAAATTGAATTTGTTCTGATGTCGAGTTGAAAGTTTAGATTTGATGTGAATTTTTTCCAAGTTGATGAAGGGACCCTTTGATCCAACTGGTTAAACGTGCAATAGCAATTCCCTAGTTCAACTTATTTAGAGTGGTCAGATTTTGCTTGAGAAATTATTTGTCTCTTGTGTGATGTAGCAGCATAATCTTGTAGTGGAACTGTAGCTAAGACATGCTGTGTTTTTCACCTATGAATCATTACACGGTAAATCTTGTATAGGCCAGTGATGGTTCCTAATATATCTTTGCTTTTTATTGGTTGAAAATGCGCATTATGTCATACATAATAACATACATCATCTCACCTTTGTGTCCTGTTAGTTTATGGAAATATATCACTCATGAATGTTTCCTTGGACACTGCAGACCGATAGAATGCATGATTAAAAAGATTGCCTTCATTACTCTTCACAATTTACATTGCATATGCTTATCTGGTGATAGCTACAACCTTATACCCCAATTGTTGAAAGCGTGGTGACGATTATTCAGACAGGGACATCCTCATTCCCATTACTTAGCTACAGTTTTATGTCCCACAGTCCCAGTGACTGAAAAATATGCAAATGGCTATCTGGACCGGGCCATACCTCTTGAAACAGAGATACACTGTCTTATATTGAAGACGAAAATGAGAAGGCCATTTCAGAAATACAGAAGGTTAATGTTCATGCTTGATCTATAAATCTTTAAATGTTTATCTCAAAATCATAATGGCCAGACCAAGAACCATGGACGAGTTCTCATGTCATGGGCAGCCAAAATTGCGTCAACAAACCAAGCAACAACCAAGGCATCATGGTTGCCAATTTTGTGGCATGCCTAAGTTGGGCACCAACGAAACAGCCCTTGGCCCTTTAATCACATCTGCAAAAAAGGGGTATGTTACATTAAGTATGTACACATGTACCGTAATCACTCCTGAAGCTAAATTGATAAGGAACCGATTCATAAATGGTCCTTAACTTTAAACCACTGCATGATTTTGATTGTGCTAACAGATGATTGTTTGTTGTGTGAACTAAAATATGCAACTGTCATTTAGACACTTTGTTTGTGCTGGGAGATGGCATTTCAGTGCCTCTTTTTTAGTATCAGTATATCCCATCTGTTCAGTTTTATTGTGATAAAATAACCTTTTGGTCTACTCTGTACTCACTGTTTATTTTGCCATTGCAAACAACCTTGAAATGCAAGATCACAGTGCCAAAATACGCTTCTAGCAGAATTTTTGTGGGGAATTTTTTTGCAGCTTAAATAAGTAAATATATTCTCCTAGAATATATAGGTTGATAAATTTTGAGGAAGTTACACACCCTAGCAGTTTGCTGCCAGGTAATATATGTCCAGTCCATGGATATATCATGGTTGAATAGTTGCTGCACTGCCAAGCATCTGTAAGGAATTTTTGTTTACTGTATGTTGCCAAACAATTTCTGGTTAGCAGCTCAGCATGTAGTATCTCTCTTTGCCAGCATACAAGTGATTGACATCTATTTGCACGGGTGAGGTTTTAAATTTATCTTTACTTAATAGCAGACCTGATATCCAAGTTTTGTGTTATCCTCCTCAGTATTCAATCTATCCCCACTTCCCCAGGTGTAATACTGTTATGTACATTTGTTGTGGTTTGCTGGTGTTTCTCCTCATATTCTTATGATTTCGTTTCCACTAACAATGAACACTTGAAAAACAGATGATGGGACAAATCAACAGGGAAAGGCTGGCGGAGTTTCTAGGTGAGATACAAAGGAAGGAGGACACAAATGACAGATACGTCGCTGCTCTTAAAGGGGAGACGCTGACAAGGAAGCCCTATGAACGCATCCAGCCCGTCCCCCAGCAAGCTGCACAGGAGAACGCGAAGGACCAGAAAGCTACCCAGGAGAGTGCCAAGGCAAAGTGATTGGTGCATGGTTGATGACCGGGGTGGGTGAAATGTGCTCTACTAAATGAACATAAATGGGCTGTAGCTCCAAGAGCTTAATGAACTGCGGACCTTTTTCTGGAAGCATCGTTATCTACCTATGTTTCGATTGGTCGTGGCACTGCCCCATACAAAAAACCGAAAAGATGACGGCATTGAATCATGTAAATGTTTTACGTGGTACCAAATATTTTAGGAACCTTCATACTTGTTAGTCGATATCCTGGTGGTGTTGTCGCGTCGTTATTTATTTCACTTGGCGAACATATCGTGCATCTTACGCTTTGTTCTTGATCAGAACTTTGATAGCATTTACATCTTTGAGGCTGGTGTTAAATCTTCATTATATTTTTAATTACTATGTTCTGTGTTACTCTGAAGTGTTTGTTCTTGATCAAAACTTTGATGGCATTTACATCTTTGAGGCTGGTGTTAAATCTTCATTATATTTTTCATTACTATGTTCTGTGTTACTCTGAAGTGTATCGCCAAAGAGGCAGAGCTTCATGGGTTGTGCTAGGGCAGTACACAACTCCACCGACACAGTGCCTTGAGAGCAACCACAGTGCCTTAAGCCCTTGAGTCTCATGCTGTACAAACGGTGCGAAGGAGGCCAAGCTGCTGTAGTGAAGTTATTTCGTACCGAATCTAGTGACGAAGAAGAGACTGAGATGAAGCTTGCAAGTGAAGAATGTTACTAGTGACAGAGCCAAAGGCAAGGTCCCACACCTCCTCAAGCTCATGAGAGTATGAGACTCACCCACGCAGGGATAACAgagatgaagatggagatgatcTTAAGCATGGTAACAGGGATGGCTAAGGACATTGCCATGACTAACGAGAGACATGAGAAGATGTGGCGAAAACAACAGATGGTGTATGGTCACATTCGGCCGGCATCAGGTTGCAAGTCGGCAAGCCGGCCGCATGGTCGAATTATCGGAGCATCTTTGGCAGTGGTGCATACAAGCTAGTGACCCTAAGGATCTCCTCAGATCCTCTTTATTAGTTGAAACAAATGAACTACTAGCTTTTTGAAAATTATTTCAATTTGGAAGGTTTTTCTTTTTGAATAAAAGGGGTCTACCTATACTCCACTTTTTATTAATGAAGCAAAGACAGATACGGTTGAGCAAACATCTCCACATCGGCAACTAACaaactacttcctccgtttctaaatataagtctttctagaggtttcaatagtggattacatacggatgtatatagacatattttaaagtatagattcactcattttgctctgtatgtagatgACTAATGAaatttcttaaaagacttatatctagtaacggagggagtaccatttAAAGGAACCAGGCTAAAGAAAAGTCTGACCGCGCACTACCACTTTTATTACAGCACCCCTACTGAAAATAAAACAGCAAAAGACTAGAACAGATTCTACTTGATGTTGATCCCAGTTTCGGTTGACGGAATCTTCAATCCAGGCAATGCGAAGTAGTCCCCCTCGGCATCGGTCCAGCAAAAGGATGAACCGTCGAAGAAGAGCCGTCTGTGTGTCGTCGCAGAGAACCATCCATTGTTGAAAAAAGCCACGCAGTTTCACAAGAATGCAGTTCAAACTTTTCCTTATTCGAACCACCCATTGATTTTGGAAGCTTAGGCCGTTTGTTTGACTTgtcctccctccgttcctaaatataagtcttttaagatatttcactaggtgtctacatacgaagcaaaatgagtgaatctatactctaaagtatgtctatatacatccgtatgtggtcCATTAGTGAAActcctagaaagacttatatttaggagcgGAGGGAGTAGGCGCTAACTATCATTTGATCAGGAGCAAATTGTTGCTGAAAAATTGGCCGTGTACAAATTGGACTTAGGAAACCAGTTTCTTGTTGGATACTttcaagtttcaacaagatgagtAACGTTCGATCAAACAAACTTATCTTGCTACTGACGTAGCGATTTCTCTTCTGTCTTGCCAGTAGCCACCGGCGAGTTGAGCTGGAGTTTTCATCTTCATAATGAGCTAATCAAGCAGCGTCAGGTAAATGTTTTTAGCAAGTTTACACGTCGATATCAACGGGACCTCCGATCAACTGCTACTACTTAATTCAGTCGCCTTCCTTGCAACACGCCACTGACAGCTACTTATGCATAcaacagcaaaaaaaaaaaaagaccaGCACCTCTGTATCTGTAAAAAGTAAAAAACAGACGGCCACTACTAAACAGTTACGGAGACTAGGCAGTAGTTAAGTGAAGCTCCTGCAGTAATTAACCCGCAGCTCCTTCCCCCGGTTGACCGGACTTGATCGAGTCAACCACTGCACTACTCCTTCCTCCCGTTGACCGCACTTGACTCGCCGTCGGCGTCCCTGAACTTTGCGTAGATGTCGCTGCGGTAGAACTTGCGGGTGCGCCAGACGAGCACGAGCGAGACGAGCGCGCCGGCGACGGTGGCGGCGGTGATGATGAGGAAGGCGAGCTTGAAGCACTGCACGCCGATGCAGGTCTTGTCGCCGGCGCCGTCGAGCGTGCCGCCGTGCTGCCTGGCGGCCTCCACGTCGTAGAGGTACCCCGCGACGCGCACGTTGAGCGCGTATGCGCCGATGGGGCTTGCCACGGATCCGAAGTTGTAGAGCGTGGAGTAGTACTTGAGCCCGAACACCTCGGAGATGATGGCGAAGAGCAGCGGCCACTGCGCCCCGAAGCAGAACCCGATGACCACCGACGCCGCGTAGAGCGACTGCGGCACGCCGAAGGCGATGAGCAGGTGGCCGACGCAGGCCAGGAGGAGCACCAGGGTGAGCATGAGCGGGCGCGGGAACTTGTACCGCGCCAGCACCGCCTCCGACGCGAACCCGGCCGTCACCCTGCCGGCGTAGTTCCAGATGCTGATGAGGGAGATGAAGGTCTTGATGCTCTTGGCCGGGTACCCCAGGGACTGCCCGATCTGCCCCATGTTGTCGATCGCCGTCAGCGTGCCCCCCACGCCGCAGATGGTCGCCAGGAACAGCACCAGCATGTCCACGCTCACCAGCGCCTGCAGGATCGTGTAGTCCTCCCCCTGCGCCGGCGGGCTGAACATCCCTTTTAGGCATGACCCGAAGCAGCCGCCGGAAGCCGGCGTCGAAGCCGACGTTGCGTCCTCTGCTTTTGTGGCGGGCGCCTCCTCTGTTTCTGCTTTGGCGGCCATTTGCAGCGGTGCGGCTGGCGGCTTCTCGACGGTCACCGTCGGGGGCACGAGGAGGGACTCCTCGAGCTCACGCTTGATCCTGTACTCCTGcttgacgacgacggcgagggggaggaggaggatgagcatgAGCGCGGTGGCCGACACGACGAGCGCCGGGTGCGAGAGCTCCATCTGGTTCTGCACCACGATCATGACGAGCACGTACGTGGCGAGCGCCATGGAGATGTAGAGGAAGCAGTAGAAGGGGTCGTTGCTGGTGGCGGCCGTCTCGTCTTGGCCGCGGCGGACGGGGCGGTGCGGCATGATGCGCACGGTGTGGACGAAGAGGATGGAGACGGCGGCGGGGAGCCATGCGACGAGCAGCACGAGCGACTTGGCGTCGTCGCCGTAGATGGCGATGTAGAGCTGGGTGAAGATGGCGCCGCTGAGGCCGACGAAGCCCTTGAGCAGGCCCAGCACGACGCCGCGGCTCTCCGGGAAGTTCTTGACGCAGGTGACGAGCGCGCCGGTGTTGGCGAAGGACTGCGAGTTGGCGCCGACGCAGATGTAGACACACATGAGCCAGACGGGCGGGCGGGACGTGCGGCCGTCGATGGCGAGGTAGATCATGAGGTAGCCGACGAGGTTCATGGCGGCGCCCATGGCGAGCACGACCCAGGGAGGGGTGACCTCGTTGATGAGCCCGGAGAGGACGCCGACGTTGGCGCCCAGGTCCTTGAAGAAGGCGAAGGTGTTGAGGGTCTGCTGGTCGTAGCCGAGGGCGGACTTGAGCACCTTGGAGTAGAGCCCGAAGATGTAGGTGGCCCCCGACGCCGAGAGGATGAGCAGGCAGGCAAACACCATGAACCACCGCCCCAGCACCACCTGCCGCGCGAACCGCGCCGTCGCCACCtcccgcaccgccgccgccgtgcACCCGTCGCCGCCGGACTGCGAGTGCGAGGAGGACACCATGGCTCTC
This region includes:
- the LOC123452772 gene encoding uncharacterized protein LOC123452772; amino-acid sequence: MSILWEKSRAWRWLVGRTRDSKPFFFTFAALCGVIPGVVGYGVMQLTSSRNDKLEAHLRSNARPETTMMGQINRERLAEFLGEIQRKEDTNDRYVAALKGETLTRKPYERIQPVPQQAAQENAKDQKATQESAKAK
- the LOC123452773 gene encoding uncharacterized protein LOC123452773, with translation MVSSSHSQSGGDGCTAAAVREVATARFARQVVLGRWFMVFACLLILSASGATYIFGLYSKVLKSALGYDQQTLNTFAFFKDLGANVGVLSGLINEVTPPWVVLAMGAAMNLVGYLMIYLAIDGRTSRPPVWLMCVYICVGANSQSFANTGALVTCVKNFPESRGVVLGLLKGFVGLSGAIFTQLYIAIYGDDAKSLVLLVAWLPAAVSILFVHTVRIMPHRPVRRGQDETAATSNDPFYCFLYISMALATYVLVMIVVQNQMELSHPALVVSATALMLILLLPLAVVVKQEYRIKRELEESLLVPPTVTVEKPPAAPLQMAAKAETEEAPATKAEDATSASTPASGGCFGSCLKGMFSPPAQGEDYTILQALVSVDMLVLFLATICGVGGTLTAIDNMGQIGQSLGYPAKSIKTFISLISIWNYAGRVTAGFASEAVLARYKFPRPLMLTLVLLLACVGHLLIAFGVPQSLYAASVVIGFCFGAQWPLLFAIISEVFGLKYYSTLYNFGSVASPIGAYALNVRVAGYLYDVEAARQHGGTLDGAGDKTCIGVQCFKLAFLIITAATVAGALVSLVLVWRTRKFYRSDIYAKFRDADGESSAVNGRKE